The proteins below are encoded in one region of Salvelinus namaycush isolate Seneca chromosome 32, SaNama_1.0, whole genome shotgun sequence:
- the LOC120027002 gene encoding claspin-like isoform X4 has translation MGSPVEEMQMASEMISNTVDLQDSDDDITVNRRSRCRKALRDSDCEEEVHEMAEALVLSASSGDEMETAEEEVKKAKLESKTISRIASIDSDESAPEDEEELVRKAVKPKKEREKSQRQQEKNSKALERGKKRGRPEEETPLPRTLNDSGCLLGNNDLYDAGLDDDEEEESLDAIRAAVKQKAKKHKEPLFDDEEGDDEAGPKQRPQERKAARAGKEAMKQLHSETQRLVRESTCGLPYHMPEPKSIDQFFKRRARPEGSAMALLKSAKYQDLIKEATPAPPPPDPPKEPQQAPDSLDPHSTQALPQLPATTSTQKANQSRAGETSPTPDSDDDESPLPELAAIMQGANILGLDSAEMTPPEFMEAEPLEQNHAEASDSQAQEMEAKAGDVDVTQPLPAPASVDPVAPPVPKPKKDRLARLRELGVEPPPVSKLCADDGSFDLEHPQVNPGLEALKERYLRHVQPVARPRGERTVQLSVIRKDSGEELHQDFVTTTIKEGEEETAHTTPGEKLTNLKTRLQQAMAVKRQEDRERKAALYRLDNEDCGEEEEEEEMTDSEGEEGVDELLGGGEEEDQDEDEGSVATRSVRSRSPSRLKGPSPPPDLLNTDGTLMLFANSSCSRTGDSVKRTEPGGQDSYTKMEEEDSLSLAKDNSHNSSFELQGSMLPSYQPVNRSTTGGRGLSASTFRSPSPCFFRPSFLGSASKSSGKLSEPSLSLPVEDSQDLYTPHSPGESSGPLGAPSRGCFSVEEDSQLLDADGFLNVGPRTGPPRSHKRQLLLDSLDENAMDANMGELLGMCSGGFGTAREGSVGGLGASQELLGLCSGVFPTTQKGGAKERKREGGLGATQEDELLGLCSGVFPTTQAEREKEGAEGRKREEEKMELEMDRDNDMDQLLGLCSGKFTTQGVSPLRSNSSATPHSSTAEDSSKKRVEEDEEDCEFRLLSDVESQSEQEDDEGDGGEDGENGVEEEEREAVFAPRQGKKKMRMAEFVDSEAELSGSDVGSEDEDDGENEYEEEELLDELPSDEELQDQVNKIHMKQVLDDDKRRLRLYQERYLADGDLHSDGPGRARRFRWKNIDDGFDMDGMGGEEEEEEEELDQAELQRRKERLEREQWLREQSDAKAKKEEDEEEGDQIGEEDSQFMKLAKKLTAKKLQKKELPLAPQVEETPVQNPFQRPSQPTMVTTFLILVKRGSLLSQPRSVLQKLACISEGNPLAPRNTRGFVFQSLSPEKEASAAEAPKKQMKKRGQIEVLAPAAKRPCRKTDTPAAKGPQRSIFSYLEN, from the exons ATGGGCTCACCAGTGGAGGAGATGCAGATGGCTTCCGAGATGATTAGCAATACTGTCGACCTGCAAG ATTCGgatgatgacatcacagtaaACAGGCGGTCCCGTTGTCGTAAGGCCTTGAGAGACAGTGACTGCGAGGAGGAGGTGCATGAGATGGCAGAGGCTCTGGTCCTATCAGCGTCCAGTGGAGATGAGATGGAGACTGCTGAGGAAGAGGTCAAAAAGGCTAAATTAGAGAGCAAGACAATATCCCGGATAGCCTCTATCGACAGTGATGAGAGCGCGCCAGAGGATGAGGAAGAGCTAGTAAGAAAGGCTGTGAAACCGAAGAAGGAAAGGGAGAAGAGCCAGCGACAACAAGAAAAGAACAGCAAGGCTCTGGAgcgggggaagaagagagggagacctGAGGAG GAGACCCCTTTGCCCCGTACTCTGAATGACAGCGGTTGTCTCCTTGGTAACAATGATCTGTATGATGCTGGTCtggatgatgatgaagaggaagagTCTCTGGATGCCATCAGAGCAGCAGTAAAGCAGAAAGCCAAGAAGCACAAA GAGCCTTTATTTGACGATGAGGAGGGAGATGACGAGGCTGGACCGAAACAGCGTCCCCAGGAAAGGAAGGCAGCTCGAGCCGGCAAAGAGGCCATGAAGCAGCTGCACAGCGAGACCCAGAGGCTTGTCCGTG AATCCACATGCGGGCTGCCCTATCACATGCCTGAGCCCAAGAGCATCGACCAGTTCTTCAAGAGGAGAGCCCGACCTGAAGGTTCTGCTATGGCACTACTCAA GTCTGCCAAGTATCAGGACTTGATAAAGGAGGCAACCCCAGCACCACCTCCCCCCGACCCACCCAAGGAGCCCCAACAGGCCCCAGACTCCCTGGACCCACACTCGACCCAGGCTCTTCCCCAGCTACCGGCCACCACCTCCACACAAAAGGCGAACCAGAGCAGGGCAGGTGAGACCTCTCCAACCCCGGATTCCGACGACGATGAATCCCCACTACCTGAACTGGCCGCCATTATGCAGGGGGCCAATATTTTAGGTTTGGATAGTGCTGAAATGACACCACCAGAATTTATGGAGGCTGAACCACTAGAGCAGAACCATGCAGAGGCCTCCGACTCCCAAGCCCAGGAGATGGAGGCGAAAGCAGGGGATGTGGATGTAACTCAGCCCCTACCTGCTCCGGCGAGTGTGGACCCCGTAGCACCACCAGTCCCCAAACCCAAGAAGGACAGGCTTGCCAGACTGAGGGAGTTGGGGGTAGAGCCCCCGCCGGTCTCCAAACTGTGTGCTGACGATGGGTCCTTCGATCTGGAGCACCCTCAGGTTAACCCAG GCTTGGAGGCGCTGAAGGAGCGGTACCTACGTCACGTCCAGCCCGTGGCCCGGCCCAGAGGGGAACGCACTGTGCAGCTCAGCGTCATCCGTAAAGACAGCGGCGAGGAGCTGCACCAAGACTTTGTAACCACCACCATcaaggaaggggaggaggagactGCACACACCACGCCTG GTGAGAAGCTGACCAACCTGAAGACCCGTCTGCAGCAAGCCATGGCCGTAAAGAGACAGGAGGATAGAGAACGGAAGGCCGCCCTCTATCGCCTAGACAACGAGGACTGTGgcgaggaagaagaggaagaggaaatgaCGGATTCCGAAGGGGAAGAG GGTGTAGATGAGCTACTAGGGGGTGGCGAGGAAGAGGATCAGGATGAAGATGAGGGCAGTGTGGCCACGAGGAGTGTAAGGAGCCGCTCGCCGTCAAGGTTAAAGGGTCCCTCTCCCCCACCAGATCTGCTCAACACAGACGGAACCCTCATGCTGTTTGCCAACAGCTCCTGCTCGCGCAccgg AGATAGTGTGAAGAGGACAGAGCCTGGTGGTCAAGACAGTTACACAAAGATGG AGGAGGAAGATTCTCTGTCCCTGGCCAAGGACAACAGTCATAACAGTAGTTTTGAGCTGCAGGGTTCCATGCTGCCGTCCTACCAACCTGTCAACCGCAGCACCACAGGAGGCAGGGGTCTGTCAGCCAGCACCTTCCGCTCCCCCTCACCCTGCTTCTTCCGACCCAGCTTCCTGGGATCTGCCTCCAAG AGTTCAGGCAAACTCTCCGAGCCCTCCCTCTCGCTGCCCGTGGAGGACTCCCAGGACCTGTACACTCCCCACTCCCCCGGCGAGTCTTCTGGACCCCTGGGGGCCCCGTCCCGGGGATGCTTCTCTGTGGAGGAGGACTCCCAGCTCCTGGATGCCGACGGCTTCCTCAATGTGGGGCCCCGCACCGGCCCCCCGCGCTCCCACAAGAGACAGCTCCTACTCGACAGCCTGGATGAGAACGCTATGGACGCTAACATGGGGGAGCTGTTAGGAATGTGCTCTGGGGGGTTCGGGACGGCCAGAGAGGGCAGCGTGGGGGGGCTTGGGGCCTCGCAGGAATTGTTAGGGCTGTGTTCGGGAGTGTTCCCTACCACACAGAAGGGGGGAGCGAAGGAGAGGAAGCGAGAGGGAGGGCTAGGGGCAACACAAGAGGATGAGCTGCTGGGGCTCTGTTCGGGAGTGTTCCCTACCACACAGGCAGAAAGGGAGAAGGAAGGAGcggaagggaggaagagggaggaggagaagatggagttGGAAATGGACCGAGACAATGACATGGATCAGCTGCTCGGCCTCTGCTCTGGGAAGTTTACTACTCAAG GTGTCTCCCCCTTGCGATCCAACTCGAGCGCCACCCCACACTCTTCAACCGCTGAAGACAG TAGTAAGAAGCGGGtggaggaggacgaagaggatTGCGAGTTTCGACTTCTGTCTGACGTGGAGAGCCAGAGTGAGCAA GAGGAcgatgagggggatggaggagaggatggagagaacggggtagaagaggaggagagggaggctgTGTTTGCACCCCGTCAAGGAAAGAAGAAAAT GCGCATGGCAGAGTTTGTGGACTCTGAGGCTGAGCTCTCGGGTAGTGACGTGGGCAGTGAGGATGAGGATGACGGTGAGAATGAATAtgaggaagaggagctgctggaCGAACTGCCTTCTGATGAAGAGCTGCAGGACCAGGTCAACAAGATCCACAT GAAACAGGTCCTTGACGACGACAAGCGGCGACTGCGGCTGTACCAGGAGCGTTACCTCGCCGACGGGGACCTGCACTCAGATGGCCCGGGCCGAGCTCGCCGCTTCCGCTGGAAGAACATCG ACGATGGCTTTGACATGGATGGCAtggggggggaggaagaggaggaggaagaagagctggaccaggcagagttgcagaggaggaaagagaggctgGAAAGGGAGCAGTGGCTACGAGAACAG TCCGACGCTAAGGCCAAGAAAGAGGAGGACGAGGAAGAGGGGGACCAAATTGGAGAGGAGGACAGCCAGTTCATGAAGCTCGCCAAGAAACTGACTGCCAAGAAACTACAGAAGAAAG AGCTTCCTCTTGCACCCCAGGTGGAGGAAACCCCAGTTCAGAACCCCTTCCAGAGACCCTCTCAACCCACCATGGTCACTACCTTCCTCATACTA GTGAAGAGGGGCTCGTTGCTCAGCCAGCCCCGCTCCGTGCTGCAGAAGCTGGCCTGCATCTCTGAGGGGAACCCTCTAGCCCCCCGCAACACCAGAGGGTTCGTCTTCCAAAGCCTGTCGCCAGAGAAAGAAGCCTCTGCTGCGGAGGCCCCTAAAAAACAG ATGAAGAAGCGGGGACAAATAGAGGTTTTGGCCCCGGCTGCTAAGCGGCCGTGTCGGAAAACGGACACACCAGCAGCGAAAGGACCCCAAAGAAGTATCTTCAGTTACCTGGAGAACTGA